In one window of Pseudodesulfovibrio sediminis DNA:
- a CDS encoding substrate-binding periplasmic protein — translation MLIHTALAGEEEPADADGKILVIDYPDFWPFFSRDSDGNMVGFFYEIVSEGLSRIGVKSYWKSFPWGRCQAQVRSGEAHAMVTVPTPERLQYANTHEHPFYIKKQTIFTSADHPKLEQIKAIQSLEDIKNLDLTVVTYVGNGWNEQNIVAHGIRTYHAPYLKNVWRMLANKRGDIAIEWPVAAWSFIEESGLSKDIVQTDVSFAPMSFHLLISKQYAISKRLSEFDAVILQMKRDGTIDAIVERYMGMSQP, via the coding sequence ATGTTGATTCATACTGCCCTGGCAGGAGAGGAAGAGCCTGCTGATGCGGACGGGAAAATACTGGTTATCGATTACCCGGATTTCTGGCCGTTTTTTTCACGTGATTCTGATGGGAATATGGTTGGTTTTTTTTATGAGATCGTATCAGAGGGCTTGTCTCGCATTGGGGTGAAATCGTACTGGAAGAGCTTCCCTTGGGGGCGATGTCAGGCGCAGGTTCGTAGCGGCGAGGCGCATGCCATGGTTACGGTGCCCACGCCGGAGCGCTTGCAATATGCCAACACTCATGAACATCCCTTCTATATAAAAAAACAGACGATATTCACCAGTGCCGATCATCCCAAGCTTGAACAAATCAAGGCTATTCAAAGTCTGGAGGATATCAAGAATTTGGATTTGACAGTGGTTACGTATGTCGGCAACGGTTGGAATGAACAGAATATCGTTGCTCATGGTATCAGGACATACCACGCCCCATACCTCAAGAATGTGTGGCGCATGCTTGCCAACAAGCGCGGGGACATCGCCATTGAATGGCCTGTCGCCGCCTGGTCTTTTATTGAGGAATCGGGGTTGTCGAAAGATATCGTTCAGACCGATGTGTCGTTTGCCCCGATGTCGTTTCATCTGCTGATCAGCAAACAGTATGCGATTTCCAAACGACTGTCGGAGTTTGATGCGGTTATTTTGCAGATGAAGAGGGATGGGACCATTGACGCGATAGTAGAGCGGTACATGGGAATGTCTCAACCCTAG
- a CDS encoding efflux RND transporter permease subunit: MIRFFIDRPIFASVMAIIILLVGGLSIFALPIAQYPEIAPPSVRVSTTYTGADAQTVMESVATPIEEQVNGAQDMMYMSSISANDGSMNLTVTFELGRDLELATVDVQNRVNLASPQLPQEVRNTGVSVRKQSPDIVLIINLTSDNPAYNTLFLNNYAKINLYDALKRIQGVGDVSLFGDQDYGMRIWLNPDKLTAYGLTVTDVINAVKEQNVQAPAGQIGMPPSPKDQQFQMSLRVKGRLSEPEEFGNIIVKANEDGSSVKVQDVARVELGAKNYFTFARLNGQDTASILIYQLPGANALDVADAVYKTMDELSQSFPEGVKYQIPYNTTLFVSSSIDEVMVTLIEALVLVFLVVFIFLQNWRTTIIPMVCVPVSLIGTFALFPLLDFSINTLTLFGLVLAIGIVVDDAIVVVEATQRFIDDEGLSPKEATKAAMKQVTGPVIASTLVLIAVFIPVAFMGGITGQLYKQFALTLSVSVAISSINALTLSPALSALLLRPYTPIRGPLGWFFEKFNVTFEWVTKRYNSAVSALVRRAVLGILVVLIVVVGCAGLFKILPSGFVPDEDQGYFIVNAMLPEGASLERSNAVAKKVEAYFKDAEGVRSLVSLGGFSLLTGAYSSYNSAFFVVLDDWSERTTPELTSNAIMAKAQKAFWGIQEAIVVGFGPPPIRGLSSTGGLQFELQDKTGGSIEELAAVSASFMAEAKKLPEISNVFTTFSAHVPQYDVSIDREKAKKLGVPVNDVFQTLQTYLGGYYINDFNKYGRTYRVMAQAESQFRTRIEDLNQFYMRSADNQMVPLSTLSRSDRITGPEYVQRYNIYRTVEITMSPTEGYSSGQAMAALEALARKSLPQGYGYDWSGIAYQEKNSGGEAGMIFGLAIIMVFLVLAAQYESWTTPFAVIFCVPLGIFGAMSSQWIRGLENNVYAQIGLIMLIGLAAKNAIMIVEYAKEKHDEGMDLREAAMAAASLRFRPILMTSFAFILGVIPLVWAAGAGSASRHALGTSVFGGMIAATLLGVLVVPALYTAIQGAGSALGSKLRSGVANPREGDKPDAGGDT, from the coding sequence ATGATCCGCTTTTTCATAGATAGACCCATTTTTGCTTCGGTGATGGCCATCATCATCCTGCTGGTGGGTGGGTTGTCCATTTTTGCTCTCCCCATTGCCCAGTATCCAGAGATCGCGCCGCCATCGGTCCGGGTCAGCACCACCTATACCGGTGCGGATGCACAGACGGTCATGGAATCCGTGGCCACTCCCATTGAGGAGCAGGTCAACGGCGCGCAGGACATGATGTACATGTCTTCGATTTCGGCCAACGACGGTTCCATGAACCTGACGGTCACCTTTGAGCTGGGGCGTGATCTCGAACTGGCCACCGTGGACGTGCAGAACCGCGTGAACCTGGCGTCGCCGCAGCTTCCGCAGGAAGTTAGGAACACCGGTGTCAGCGTTCGCAAACAGTCGCCCGATATCGTCCTGATCATCAACCTGACCTCGGATAATCCCGCTTACAATACGCTGTTTCTCAACAACTACGCAAAGATCAATCTCTATGATGCGCTCAAACGTATTCAGGGCGTCGGCGACGTCTCCCTGTTCGGCGATCAGGATTATGGTATGCGCATTTGGTTGAATCCGGATAAGCTGACTGCGTACGGCTTGACCGTGACTGATGTCATCAACGCCGTGAAAGAACAAAACGTTCAGGCTCCGGCCGGACAGATCGGCATGCCTCCGTCCCCCAAGGATCAGCAATTCCAGATGTCCCTGCGAGTCAAAGGGCGTCTGTCGGAACCGGAGGAATTTGGCAATATAATCGTCAAGGCCAACGAAGACGGCAGCTCTGTCAAGGTGCAGGATGTGGCCCGTGTGGAATTGGGGGCCAAGAACTATTTCACCTTTGCCCGACTGAACGGCCAGGATACCGCGTCCATTCTCATTTATCAGTTGCCGGGTGCAAACGCTCTGGACGTGGCTGATGCCGTGTACAAGACCATGGACGAATTGTCGCAGTCCTTCCCTGAAGGTGTCAAATATCAAATCCCCTACAACACAACGTTGTTTGTCAGTTCCTCTATTGACGAGGTTATGGTCACTCTGATCGAGGCATTGGTTCTCGTCTTTTTAGTGGTCTTCATCTTTTTGCAGAACTGGCGCACGACCATCATTCCCATGGTCTGTGTACCGGTTTCGCTGATTGGTACGTTTGCGCTTTTCCCGTTGCTCGACTTCTCCATCAACACCCTGACTCTTTTCGGACTGGTGTTGGCTATCGGCATCGTGGTCGATGACGCCATTGTTGTGGTCGAGGCCACCCAGCGCTTCATCGATGACGAGGGACTTTCGCCCAAAGAGGCGACCAAAGCCGCCATGAAACAGGTCACCGGTCCGGTCATCGCCAGTACGCTGGTGCTTATCGCCGTGTTCATTCCTGTTGCGTTTATGGGCGGTATTACCGGTCAGTTGTACAAGCAGTTCGCGCTGACGCTGTCCGTGTCCGTGGCCATCTCGTCGATCAACGCTCTGACATTGTCTCCGGCATTGTCAGCCCTGTTGCTCAGACCGTACACACCCATCCGTGGACCGCTTGGCTGGTTCTTTGAGAAGTTCAACGTGACCTTTGAATGGGTAACGAAGCGATACAATAGTGCCGTGAGCGCACTGGTTCGTCGGGCTGTCTTGGGCATTCTCGTGGTGCTCATTGTGGTTGTGGGGTGTGCGGGGCTGTTCAAGATCCTGCCGTCCGGCTTTGTGCCTGATGAGGATCAGGGCTACTTCATCGTCAATGCCATGCTCCCTGAGGGCGCGTCGCTTGAGCGTTCCAACGCAGTGGCCAAAAAGGTCGAGGCGTACTTCAAGGATGCCGAAGGCGTTCGGAGCTTGGTCAGCCTCGGCGGGTTTAGTCTGCTCACCGGTGCATATTCCTCATATAACTCCGCATTCTTCGTGGTTCTGGACGACTGGTCCGAGCGGACCACGCCCGAGTTGACGTCAAACGCCATAATGGCCAAGGCACAGAAAGCTTTCTGGGGTATTCAGGAAGCCATTGTCGTGGGCTTTGGTCCGCCGCCCATCCGTGGCCTGAGTTCCACAGGCGGCCTTCAGTTTGAGTTGCAGGACAAGACCGGCGGCTCCATTGAGGAGTTGGCAGCAGTGTCCGCTTCCTTCATGGCCGAGGCCAAGAAATTGCCTGAAATCAGTAATGTGTTTACCACCTTTTCCGCGCATGTTCCTCAGTATGATGTGAGCATTGACCGCGAAAAGGCCAAGAAGCTCGGTGTGCCGGTCAACGACGTCTTCCAGACGTTGCAGACCTATCTGGGCGGCTATTATATCAATGACTTCAACAAGTACGGGCGTACCTATCGCGTCATGGCTCAGGCCGAGTCCCAGTTCCGCACGCGCATCGAAGACCTGAACCAGTTCTACATGCGTTCGGCAGACAATCAGATGGTGCCTTTGTCCACACTGAGTCGTTCCGACCGGATTACCGGGCCGGAATATGTCCAGCGGTATAATATCTACCGCACAGTCGAGATAACCATGTCGCCGACGGAAGGGTACAGCTCCGGTCAGGCCATGGCCGCGCTGGAAGCTCTGGCTCGCAAGAGCCTGCCCCAGGGGTATGGCTATGACTGGTCAGGTATCGCCTATCAGGAGAAGAACTCCGGTGGTGAAGCCGGGATGATCTTCGGGCTCGCCATCATCATGGTCTTCCTGGTTCTAGCAGCGCAGTATGAGAGCTGGACCACACCGTTCGCGGTTATCTTCTGTGTGCCGCTTGGTATCTTTGGTGCCATGTCCTCGCAGTGGATACGCGGGCTGGAGAACAACGTCTATGCGCAGATCGGGTTGATCATGCTCATCGGTCTGGCGGCCAAAAACGCCATTATGATCGTTGAATATGCCAAGGAAAAGCATGACGAAGGCATGGACTTGCGGGAAGCGGCCATGGCAGCCGCCAGTCTGCGTTTCCGGCCGATTCTGATGACCTCGTTCGCCTTTATCCTCGGTGTTATCCCGCTGGTATGGGCAGCCGGGGCCGGTTCGGCCAGCCGCCATGCTCTGGGCACTTCGGTGTTCGGTGGCATGATCGCGGCAACCCTGCTCGGCGTGCTGGTGGTACCGGCGTTGTATACCGCCATTCAAGGCGCTGGTTCGGCGCTTGGCTCGAAGTTGCGGAGTGGAGTGGCCAACCCGAGAGAGGGTGACAAGCCGGACGCCGGAGGCGATACGTAG
- a CDS encoding efflux RND transporter periplasmic adaptor subunit, translating into MVKNGLRYAGLLALVLLVLSSALGCSGEEKKEAAKASQDPVPMKVIKAEVRNMPQWGEFVGQVSAKESVEVRARVAGFLQERKFEEGRQVKKGDLLFVIDPKPFQEDLKQAQAVVASNSALLTKSKKDYVRFKKLFDEGVVSRDEFESHQTERATYQAQLNDSKAKMENARIQLGYTKIYAPIDGLISRVQVDVGNLVGQGENTLLATISSQDPIYVSFSVSETDYIRAVRDQRTKEAGRAIKMILSDGSEYEQPGAFDMIDPTIDPQTGSLGIRVVFANPDNILRPGQYAKIRVMIAESQDAVVVPSVGVMDTQGMKSLYVVDEDGVIKSQPVKIGFETNNMIVIKEGLKAGDLVIVDGVRRVRPGMQIKPIVVPMTADGQSEAPAAAPAAEDKAE; encoded by the coding sequence ATGGTGAAAAACGGATTGCGGTATGCTGGTCTCCTGGCTTTGGTGTTGCTCGTCCTGTCAAGCGCACTGGGTTGTTCCGGTGAAGAAAAGAAAGAAGCGGCCAAGGCATCGCAGGATCCAGTGCCCATGAAGGTCATCAAGGCCGAAGTGCGTAACATGCCTCAATGGGGCGAGTTCGTGGGCCAGGTCAGTGCCAAGGAGTCTGTTGAAGTGCGCGCCCGCGTAGCCGGGTTCCTTCAGGAGCGGAAGTTTGAGGAAGGCAGGCAGGTCAAGAAAGGCGATCTGCTTTTTGTCATTGACCCCAAACCGTTCCAGGAAGACTTGAAACAGGCTCAGGCTGTCGTCGCATCCAACTCCGCGTTGCTGACAAAGTCGAAAAAGGACTACGTACGCTTCAAGAAACTCTTTGATGAGGGCGTTGTCAGTCGAGATGAGTTCGAGAGCCATCAGACCGAGCGGGCCACGTATCAGGCCCAGCTCAATGACAGTAAGGCCAAGATGGAGAACGCCAGGATTCAGCTTGGCTATACCAAAATTTATGCTCCCATCGACGGCCTTATCAGTCGGGTACAGGTGGACGTCGGCAACCTCGTGGGACAAGGTGAAAACACGCTGCTTGCCACCATCTCTTCCCAGGATCCCATTTATGTCAGTTTCAGCGTCAGTGAAACAGATTATATCCGTGCTGTGCGCGATCAGAGAACAAAGGAAGCAGGGCGAGCCATCAAGATGATTCTTTCCGATGGTAGTGAATATGAGCAGCCCGGCGCTTTCGATATGATTGATCCGACCATTGACCCGCAGACCGGTTCTCTTGGTATTCGTGTGGTTTTCGCGAACCCGGACAATATTCTCCGTCCCGGTCAGTATGCCAAGATTCGGGTGATGATCGCCGAAAGTCAGGATGCCGTGGTTGTCCCCAGTGTGGGCGTCATGGATACACAGGGCATGAAATCCCTGTATGTGGTCGATGAGGACGGTGTCATCAAGAGCCAGCCCGTGAAGATCGGTTTTGAAACCAACAATATGATTGTGATTAAAGAAGGATTGAAAGCGGGCGATCTGGTCATCGTTGACGGTGTGCGCAGGGTTCGCCCCGGCATGCAGATCAAACCCATTGTGGTCCCCATGACTGCTGACGGACAGTCTGAAGCACCGGCTGCCGCACCAGCGGCTGAAGACAAGGCGGAGTAA
- a CDS encoding DUF1844 domain-containing protein, with amino-acid sequence MADNTCKENPMQGIPLDINFTTFIYSLSSSAMVALGEAADPGTGQVEVHPQLAKHTIDVLGMLKDKFDNGLDDNEKKLLCDIVYNLRMSYVNKIK; translated from the coding sequence ATGGCTGATAACACCTGTAAAGAAAATCCCATGCAGGGCATTCCCCTGGATATCAATTTCACGACATTCATATACTCACTTTCCTCCTCAGCCATGGTCGCTCTGGGCGAAGCCGCCGACCCGGGTACAGGACAGGTGGAAGTCCACCCCCAGCTGGCAAAGCACACCATTGATGTGCTCGGCATGCTCAAGGACAAGTTTGACAACGGCCTGGACGACAACGAAAAAAAACTGCTCTGCGACATAGTGTACAATCTACGCATGTCGTATGTGAATAAAATCAAGTAG
- the argC gene encoding N-acetyl-gamma-glutamyl-phosphate reductase, translated as MSHIIKAGLVGVTGYTGMELSRLMTHHSSMELVRVTSRAEAGKKLADIYPFLHRLPLGELVITQPDPADLAAECDVVFLAVPHKTAMGIAAALLAEGVKVVDLSADFRINDKTTYEEWYDVEHTEPQLLSEAVYGLPELYLDQIMGARLIANPGCYPTSSILGLAPALSGGFIATDDIVIDAKSGASGAGRGAKVGTLFCEVADNFRAYSLPAHRHAPEIEQELSKLGGANMTISFNTHLLPIDRGILSTIYTKLNTNMDLDAVHAAYTEFYSDKPLVRVLPKGQLPETRFVRGTVFCDIGVVVDPRTNRLIILSAIDNLCRGASGQALMNANLICGLDIDEGLPMAPMMP; from the coding sequence ATGTCCCACATAATCAAAGCCGGGCTGGTGGGTGTCACCGGCTACACCGGCATGGAATTGTCCCGGCTCATGACCCACCACTCCTCCATGGAGCTGGTGCGCGTCACCTCTCGCGCCGAAGCAGGCAAGAAGCTTGCCGACATCTATCCGTTCCTCCACCGGCTCCCGCTGGGCGAGCTGGTCATCACCCAGCCGGATCCCGCTGACCTGGCTGCCGAGTGTGATGTGGTCTTCCTGGCAGTACCGCACAAGACCGCCATGGGAATCGCCGCCGCTCTGCTCGCGGAAGGGGTGAAGGTCGTGGACCTGTCCGCCGACTTCCGCATCAATGACAAAACCACGTATGAAGAGTGGTACGATGTAGAGCATACCGAGCCCCAGCTTCTGAGCGAAGCCGTGTACGGCCTGCCGGAGCTGTATCTGGACCAGATCATGGGCGCACGCCTCATCGCCAACCCGGGATGTTACCCGACCTCTTCCATCCTCGGCCTGGCACCGGCCCTGTCCGGCGGATTCATTGCGACCGATGACATCGTCATTGACGCCAAGTCCGGGGCTTCCGGAGCCGGACGCGGAGCCAAAGTGGGCACACTCTTCTGTGAAGTGGCCGACAACTTTCGCGCATACAGCCTGCCGGCGCACCGCCATGCACCCGAAATCGAACAGGAGCTTTCCAAGCTCGGCGGCGCGAACATGACCATTTCATTCAATACGCACCTGCTGCCTATCGACCGTGGCATCCTGTCCACCATCTATACCAAGCTGAATACGAACATGGACCTCGACGCGGTCCACGCAGCTTACACCGAGTTCTACTCCGACAAGCCGTTGGTCCGTGTCCTGCCCAAAGGGCAACTGCCGGAAACCCGGTTTGTGCGTGGCACGGTCTTCTGCGATATCGGCGTGGTGGTCGACCCTCGGACAAACCGGCTGATCATTCTCTCGGCCATCGACAATCTGTGTCGTGGCGCATCTGGCCAGGCGCTCATGAACGCCAACCTGATCTGCGGCCTGGATATCGACGAAGGGCTGCCCATGGCCCCAATGATGCCCTAG
- a CDS encoding nitroreductase family protein, with translation MEFNDILDNRRAINFFDPERDISESTLTAILEDAAESPSSFNLQPWKVKIIRDPKRKQVLRALAFDQPKVTEAPAVLIILADRDGWKEGCDTLEKHFAKDLQPEQRDWFISTTKALYGNSEEASQAFANKNAGLFAMSIMYAATHHGLHTHPMDGFDHEGVRKEFNIPDNYWIPMLIAVGHMKPGNEIQPKAWRQSIEEIILD, from the coding sequence ATGGAATTCAACGACATTCTCGACAACAGAAGAGCCATAAACTTCTTCGATCCTGAAAGGGACATCTCCGAGAGCACCCTTACAGCCATACTCGAAGACGCTGCCGAATCCCCGTCCAGCTTCAATCTGCAACCCTGGAAGGTCAAGATAATCCGCGACCCCAAACGCAAACAGGTGTTGCGCGCCTTGGCATTTGACCAGCCCAAGGTCACTGAAGCACCGGCAGTCCTGATCATACTCGCCGATCGTGATGGATGGAAAGAAGGCTGCGACACTCTGGAAAAGCATTTTGCCAAGGATCTGCAACCCGAACAACGGGACTGGTTCATCAGTACCACCAAGGCGCTGTACGGCAACAGCGAGGAAGCGAGCCAGGCGTTTGCCAACAAAAACGCAGGCCTGTTCGCCATGTCGATAATGTATGCCGCCACCCATCACGGGTTGCACACGCACCCCATGGACGGGTTCGATCATGAGGGCGTACGCAAGGAGTTCAACATCCCTGACAACTACTGGATTCCCATGCTCATCGCAGTGGGACACATGAAGCCAGGCAATGAAATCCAGCCCAAGGCGTGGCGTCAGTCCATTGAAGAGATTATTCTGGATTAA
- a CDS encoding tRNA-binding protein, translating into METIGWGDFEKVELRVGTILKAEEFPEARVPAYKLWVDFGDEIGVRKSSAQITEVYALEELAGKQVIGVVNFPSKQIGPVKSECLVTGFYGADGVVLAVPDRQVPNGLKLG; encoded by the coding sequence ATGGAAACGATAGGATGGGGCGATTTCGAAAAAGTGGAACTGCGTGTGGGAACCATTTTGAAGGCCGAGGAATTTCCTGAAGCACGTGTACCGGCCTACAAACTCTGGGTGGATTTCGGGGATGAAATCGGCGTGCGCAAATCCAGTGCCCAGATCACCGAGGTCTATGCTCTTGAAGAGTTGGCGGGTAAGCAGGTGATCGGGGTCGTGAATTTTCCTTCCAAGCAGATCGGTCCCGTGAAGTCGGAGTGTCTGGTCACCGGGTTTTACGGTGCAGACGGCGTTGTTCTGGCCGTGCCGGACAGACAGGTGCCCAATGGTCTGAAGCTGGGGTAG
- a CDS encoding 4Fe-4S ferredoxin, translated as MQVRPYSAWISRLFILAVASLTLTGFMQMPLAKRYYVTMVPGLAWTGDFFLVHKLHYLLATLLLFVVGLVVVNWIKGWNRQLSLTPLGMARVGVVAGLVVSGGLRVYRNLPGVTLHPMAILTIEWVHLVLVMVLGVLALVALLRNCSAYAVRK; from the coding sequence ATGCAAGTTAGACCGTATTCCGCATGGATTTCCCGTTTGTTCATACTGGCCGTCGCGTCCCTGACCTTGACCGGGTTCATGCAGATGCCCCTGGCCAAGCGATATTATGTGACCATGGTTCCGGGCCTTGCATGGACCGGGGATTTCTTTCTGGTGCACAAGCTCCACTACCTGCTGGCAACCCTGCTGTTGTTCGTGGTAGGCCTTGTGGTCGTCAACTGGATAAAAGGATGGAACCGGCAGCTCTCTCTGACACCGCTCGGTATGGCTCGCGTTGGCGTGGTGGCCGGTCTGGTCGTCAGCGGAGGATTGCGGGTTTACCGTAACCTGCCCGGAGTGACCCTGCATCCAATGGCAATTCTGACTATCGAATGGGTCCATCTGGTGCTGGTTATGGTCCTGGGTGTCCTGGCGCTGGTCGCGCTGCTCAGGAACTGTTCGGCATATGCCGTCCGAAAGTAG
- a CDS encoding 4Fe-4S dicluster domain-containing protein — protein sequence MSKNKKQVGAVSRRGFLKALGVGGAGMLIPTGAMAAQERVPSSSEGELATLLDLSKCIGCGECVNACRESNASKFPEPVKPYPDMLPAKRAKTEDWSDKRDVDDRLTPYNWLSLQNAEVTYKGEDYDINIPRRCMHCQNPPCANMCPFGAANKELSGITKINDALCMGGAKCRAVCPWHIPQRQSGVGLYLNLMPRLAGNGVMYKCDRCYQLLDKGELPACIAVCPEDVQTIGPRHEIVARAKALAAEMDGFIYGLEENGGTNTLYVSPVPFEMINQVIDKDSGKGVGKKANKGRKKGLGPGKPHMDAVKDVMADETNLATATLVAPIAGIAAGFLGLASRLSTGSEEGGDDAS from the coding sequence ATGTCAAAGAATAAAAAACAGGTCGGTGCTGTCAGTCGGCGCGGTTTCCTGAAAGCGTTGGGCGTAGGCGGGGCGGGGATGCTCATTCCTACCGGCGCAATGGCGGCTCAGGAGCGCGTGCCTTCTTCTTCCGAAGGCGAACTGGCGACTCTGCTGGATCTTTCCAAGTGTATTGGCTGTGGGGAGTGCGTCAACGCATGTCGTGAATCGAATGCGTCAAAGTTTCCCGAACCAGTCAAGCCGTACCCGGACATGCTGCCGGCCAAACGGGCCAAGACTGAAGACTGGTCGGACAAGCGGGATGTCGATGATCGTTTGACGCCATACAACTGGCTCTCCCTGCAGAACGCCGAAGTGACGTACAAGGGTGAGGACTATGACATCAATATACCCCGGCGGTGTATGCATTGTCAGAATCCGCCGTGTGCGAACATGTGTCCTTTCGGCGCTGCCAACAAGGAGCTTTCCGGTATCACGAAAATCAATGATGCGCTGTGTATGGGAGGAGCCAAGTGTCGGGCTGTCTGCCCGTGGCATATCCCCCAGCGGCAGTCCGGGGTCGGCCTGTACCTGAACCTTATGCCCCGGCTCGCTGGCAACGGCGTCATGTACAAATGTGACCGGTGCTATCAATTGCTGGACAAAGGCGAACTGCCTGCCTGTATTGCTGTGTGTCCCGAGGATGTGCAGACCATCGGGCCCCGCCACGAGATCGTGGCCAGGGCCAAGGCCCTTGCAGCCGAGATGGACGGTTTCATCTACGGGTTGGAGGAGAACGGCGGGACAAATACCCTGTATGTTTCTCCGGTTCCATTCGAGATGATCAATCAGGTCATTGACAAGGATTCCGGCAAGGGCGTCGGCAAGAAGGCCAACAAAGGTCGTAAAAAGGGGCTTGGCCCCGGCAAACCGCACATGGATGCGGTCAAGGATGTCATGGCGGATGAAACCAACCTGGCCACGGCGACGTTGGTTGCGCCGATCGCGGGTATAGCTGCCGGGTTCCTGGGCCTGGCCTCCCGGCTTTCCACGGGCTCCGAAGAAGGAGGCGACGATGCAAGTTAG